Proteins co-encoded in one Papaver somniferum cultivar HN1 chromosome 5, ASM357369v1, whole genome shotgun sequence genomic window:
- the LOC113279734 gene encoding Werner syndrome ATP-dependent helicase homolog, whose amino-acid sequence MAESSVQNGVSKTSWGDEVSSNGSTNGGSARGDKKNTGIKAHPKSKDTHHTYSVYYYGEEIETTVTHRASVVDNWLDHLLEEFKSRLNNLVVGLDIEWRRLERNNKDSRRRKVAVLQLCVDNHCLIYQFSCCDKKTPESLKKFLADEELIFVGAGIEADAYKLMVDYGLKVARTEDLASFVAFKTGDSRLYKYGLKKLVKDVLKQDLPKSRFVQTSDWELSLLSNKQIEYACLDAVASFKLGVQLMSLGNPRHTYRKQVPPRLRKSNGGKTNGTNNELTN is encoded by the coding sequence ATGGCAGAGTCATCAGTTCAGAATGGTGTGTCCAAAACTAGTTGGGGTGATGAGGTGAGCAGCAATGGTAGTACTAATGGTGGTAGCGCTCGTGGTGATAAGAAGAATACAGGCATTAAAGCCCATCCTAAGTCTAAGGATACACATCATACCTACAGTGTGTATTACTACGGGGAGGAAATCGAAACCACCGTAACTCATAGAGCATCTGTGGTCGATAATTGGCTTGACCATCTCTTGGAAGAATTTAAGAGTAGGTTGAATAATCTTGTTGTGGGTCTTGATATCGAATGGAGACGATTGGAAAGAAATAATAAGGACAGTAGACGAAGAAAAGTTGCTGTGTTGCAATTGTGTGTGGATAATCATTGTCTCATATACCAGTTCTCGTGCTGTGATAAAAAAACTCCCGAGTCGCTCAAGAAATTTCTTGCTGATGAAGAGCTTATATTTGTTGGTGCTGGAATTGAAGCCGATGCCTACAAGCTTATGGTCGATTATGGTTTGAAAGTTGCTAGAACTGAAGATCTTGCCAGTTTCGTTGCTTTTAAGACTGGAGACAGCCGACTTTACAAATATGGGTTGAAGAAATTGGTAAAGGATGTTCTCAAACAAGATTTACCAAAGAGCAGATTCGTCCAGACAAGCGACTGGGAGCTTAGTTTGTTGAGCAATAAACAGATTGAATATGCTTGTTTAGATGCTGTTGCTTCGTTTAAGTTAGGTGTCCAATTGATGAGTCTAGGCAATCCAAGACACACTTATCGGAAGCAGGTTCCTCCTAGGTTGAGGAAGTCTAATGGAGGCAAGACCAACGGGACCAACAACGAACTTACTAATTGA